Sequence from the Chryseobacterium culicis genome:
ATGTTAATGCCTTATAAATTTACGAATATTTTTAATAAATATATGTTAATTTTTCATAAACTAACAGAAAGTTAAGATTTTAGCTAATTTAACTCACTGTTTTTTGAAACATTATTCACGAAACAGAAAGTAATAATTATTGTAGAAAATTGATGGGAGTCGTTGTTAATTCAGGGTTTTTAACGAACGTATTTTCAGAAGTATAATCTGTGTTTTTTTCATTTCTCATTTGTTGTTTGAATTTTCGGCAAAAATAATTCAAAAAGAAGAGAGTAACAATAAGTTAATGTTAATAATTCTAATTCATGATAAAGTTTAGGTTGGACTATTTTAACTTTCATTTTTCAAATAAAAATCTTCAAAACAGAACAATATGTACTTCATAATGTTCAAAAAAGCAACAATAGTATCATTAAATTTTCCTTAAATTGAAAAATATGGCTTGATTTTTGAAAATTGAAAACTGCTCAGATTGAATATCAAAATTGCTTGTATTGCGCTTGAATAGGATAAAGGTTCACTATTTTTCAAACTTTTTTATTTAGGTATTTTAAAGGATAGTTAAATTTTGTTAATCTACTATGATAATATCATAATCTGGGTGTACATTTGCCACTTCAAAATGAGAAACTTTATAGTATACTTTTTAACGGGTCTTTTTCTGCTCTTTGTAGTAGAAAGCAGACTTGACGTTAAAACACTACGAAACGACTACAACGGTCATGTTTCTCATCATATGCCGAAAAGAGCCAACCGCCTGAACCAGACTTTTGAAAAACTCTCCGTTCAGCAGATGGCCGATAATGTAGACAATTCCACTTTAGAACTTGCCGAAAATGACTTTCAGCTGTCTGATGTATGGCAGGCTATTGTTGTCTTTGCCGGAGTTTTCAGCCTTGTCTATATTTTTGGATTAAAAAGCTACAAACGCTTTAGACAGGATATTCATGGCTTTGTTCTTGGATTAGCCACCAAAAGGTTTATTCTGATCCGCTCTATTAGAATTTAAAATTTTATCGATCTATTCTTTTTCTGCCTGATTTTCCGGGTGGAAATACTTTACGTTGTGTATATGTTGGTAATCAGCACATCGTACCCCTTTTATTACCGTTTATTTCTATTCAAAACATTAACGATTTATATAAACTCTAGAATTATGATAAAAAGAGTTGCTTCGGGAATTGCGCTGAGTGCCCTTCTGTTGGCTGTTGGCTGCAATAAGAAAAAAGAAGAAAAAGAAGAAGTTACCGTATATCCGGTGACGTCCCCTGTAGTAATGGATACCGTAATCAACAAAGAATACGTAGCCCAGATTCAATCCGTAAAAAACATTGAAGTGAGAGCTCAGGAAAAAGGTTTCCTGGAAAAAATCTTTGTAGACGAAGGTCAATACGTACAGGCAGGACAAACATTGTTCCGAATTATGCCTAAACTGTATCAGGCAGAATTATTAAAAGCAAAAGCAGAGGTAGAACAGGCTTCTATCGAGCTGAAAAACGCAAGTACATTGGCAGGAAATAATATTGTTTCCAAGAACGAAAAAGCAATGGCAAAAGCCAAACTGGATGCTGCCAATGCAGAAATGAAACTGGCTCAGATCCACCTTTCATTTACAGATATTAAAGCACCATTCTCCGGTGTTATTAACAGGATTCCTTTGAAACTGGGAAGCCTTGTTGATGAAGGAGATCTGTTGACTTCATTATCAGACAATACAAGTATTTACACTTATTTCAATGTTTCAGAACCTGAATATTTGAGCTATCAGACCCATGCGGCTGACAGAGGTAGTAACCAGGTCGCTCTGATCACGGCAAATGGAGAAATGTATACTCAGAAAGGAGAAATCCAGACGATTGAAGGAGAATTTGATAATGAAACAGGAAATATTGCCTTCCGTGCAAAATTCCCAAATCCTGATAAACTTTTGAGAAATGGAGAAACGGGTAAAGTACAGATGTCAATGCCTGTTCATAATGCTTTGATTATTCCACAGAAAGCCACTTATGAAATACAGGATCAGAAATATGTATTTGTTATTGATAAAAACGGAGTAGCAAAATCCAGAAATATCAAAGTAGCTTATGAACTTCAGGATCTTTATGTAGTAGGCTCAGGAATCTCAAAAGGAGATCAGATTCTTCTGGAAGGAGTTCAGAAAGTGAAGGATGACCAAAAGGTGAAAACAAAATTCCAGGATCCTAAGAAAGTTCTTCAATCATTGAAATTAAAAGCAGAGTAATGGTCTCTAAAGTGAAGCAGTATGTTTAAAAAATTCATTCGCAGACCAGTTCTGTCTATAGTAATCTCATTGATTATTGTATTTATGGGAATATTGTCATTGGTGAAACTTCCGGTGACCCAGTTCCCATCCATTTCTCCGCCTAAAGTAAATATCACCGCAGAATATCCCGGAGCGAACAACGAATTGTTGATTAAATCCGTAGTAATCCCCTTGGAAAGAGGATTAAACGGTGTTCCCGGAATGAAATATATGACCTCAGATGCAGGGAATGACGGGGAAGCTTCCATCCAGATTGTATTTGATCTGGGGACAGATCCCAATGTAGCTGCAGTTAACGTTCAGAACCGTGTATCTTCAGTGGTGAATAAGTTACCTCCTCTTGTAGTACGTGAAGGGGTGAAGATCACTCGTGAAGAGCCTAACATGTTGATGTATATTAACCTCTACAGTGATGATCCTAAGGCTGACCAGAAATTCCTGTTCAACTATGCAGATATCAATGTGATGTCTGAGTTGAGAAGGGTAAGTGGTGTTGGTTTTGCAGATATCCTGGGAACCCGTGAATATGCCATGCGTATCTGGCTTAAACCGGATAGATTAACCGCTTATAATATTTCAGCTGATGAAGTAATGGAATCTCTGAATGAGCAGAGTTTGGAAGCTTCCCCAGGGAAAACGGGAGAAAGTTCCGGAAAGCGCTCTCAGTCCTTCGAATATGTATTAAAATATCCTGGACGTTTTAATAATGAAAAAGATTACGGAAACATTATTCTAAAGGCAAAACCGAATGGAGAATCTGTAAGGCTGAAAGACGTTGCCGATATAGAATTTGGAAGTTCCATGTATGATATTTATTCCACATTGAACGGAAAACCTTCTGCAGCGATCACCGTAAAACAATCCTATGGTTCCAATGCAAGCGACGTTATCAAAAACGTGAAAGCATTAATGAAGGATCTGGAGAAAAATAACTTCCCGAAAGGAATGCATTACGATATCAGCTATGACGTTTCAAGATTCCTGGATGCATCCATGGAAAAAGTAATCCATACCTTGTTTGAAGCCTTTATTCTGGTAGCAATTGTGGTATTCCTGTTCTTGGGTGACTGGCGTTCTACATTGATTCCTGCACTGGCAGTTCCGGTTTCATTGGTAGGAACATTTGCCGTCATGTCCGCATTTGGAATTACCCTGAATATGATTTCCCTCTTTGCTTTGGTAATGGCAATCGGGGTGGTAGTAGATGACGCGATTGTGGTAATTGAAGCCGTTCACGCCAAGATGGAAGAGAAGCATCTTTCCCCTTTGAAAGCCACAGAAGAAGCAATGCATGAGATCAGTGGAGCAATTATTGCAATTACATTGGTAATGGCATCCGTATTTATTCCGATTGCATTTATGTCTGGCCCGGTTGGGGTATTTTACCGCCAGTTCTCCATTACAATGGCTTCATCCATTATCCTATCGGGAATTGTTGCCCTTACTTTGACACCGGCATTATGTGCCCTGATCTTGAAAAATAATCACGGAAAAGCTAAAAAGAAAACTCCAATTACTATTTTCCTTGATAAATTCAATAACCTGTTTACAAAAGGAGCAGGAAAATATGAGAAGATGCTGAATAAAACAGTGACAAAAAAGACAATAACATTACCATTGTTATTAGCATTTTGTGCCTGTACATTCTTCCTGAGTAACTCTTTGCCTTCAGGATTTATTCCTGCGGAAGATCAGGGAATGATTTATGCCATTATTCAGACACCTCCGGGATCTACTTTGGAAAGAACCAATCAGATTGCCAAAGAGCTTTTAAGAGAATCTGAAGATATTGATGGCGTGCAGTCCGTTTCCTCTCTTGCAGGATATGAGATCTTGACTGAAGGTACGGGATCCAACTCCGGAACTTGTCTGATCAACCTTAAAAGCTGGGAAGAACGTAAGGAATCTGCTGCTGAAATCATTGAAAAACTCGAAGAAAAAGCCAAAAATATTCCCGGAGCCAATATTGAATTCTTCCAACCGCCTTCCGTTCCCGGATATGGAGCTGCAGGAGGTTTTGAACTTCGTTTGCTGGATAAAGCAGGAAGTGGAGATTATC
This genomic interval carries:
- a CDS encoding efflux RND transporter permease subunit, with the translated sequence MFKKFIRRPVLSIVISLIIVFMGILSLVKLPVTQFPSISPPKVNITAEYPGANNELLIKSVVIPLERGLNGVPGMKYMTSDAGNDGEASIQIVFDLGTDPNVAAVNVQNRVSSVVNKLPPLVVREGVKITREEPNMLMYINLYSDDPKADQKFLFNYADINVMSELRRVSGVGFADILGTREYAMRIWLKPDRLTAYNISADEVMESLNEQSLEASPGKTGESSGKRSQSFEYVLKYPGRFNNEKDYGNIILKAKPNGESVRLKDVADIEFGSSMYDIYSTLNGKPSAAITVKQSYGSNASDVIKNVKALMKDLEKNNFPKGMHYDISYDVSRFLDASMEKVIHTLFEAFILVAIVVFLFLGDWRSTLIPALAVPVSLVGTFAVMSAFGITLNMISLFALVMAIGVVVDDAIVVIEAVHAKMEEKHLSPLKATEEAMHEISGAIIAITLVMASVFIPIAFMSGPVGVFYRQFSITMASSIILSGIVALTLTPALCALILKNNHGKAKKKTPITIFLDKFNNLFTKGAGKYEKMLNKTVTKKTITLPLLLAFCACTFFLSNSLPSGFIPAEDQGMIYAIIQTPPGSTLERTNQIAKELLRESEDIDGVQSVSSLAGYEILTEGTGSNSGTCLINLKSWEERKESAAEIIEKLEEKAKNIPGANIEFFQPPSVPGYGAAGGFELRLLDKAGSGDYHKMEQVSNDFVKELKKRPELGSAFTFYSASFPQYMLKIDNDLAEQKGVTIEKAMDNLSTLIGSNYETSFIRFDRPYKVIVQAGPQYRALPTDLLKLYVKNDKDQMVPYSDFMRLEKVYGLSEITRHNMYNSAEVSGTPAPGYSSGQAIKAIQEVADKTLPRGFGIDWAGISKDEVSRGNEAVFIFLVCLGFVYLILSAQYESFILPLPVILSLPVGIFGAFLCLKLLGLENNIYAQVAMVMLIGLLGKNAVLIVEFAVQKKAEEGIPVAKAAIEGAAIRFRPILMTSFAFVAGLIPLVIATGPGAVGNRTIGTAAAGGMLIGTIFGLMIIPGLYYIFGTIADKSRLARYEEENPLTEQTEPYEHDGKFED
- a CDS encoding efflux RND transporter periplasmic adaptor subunit codes for the protein MKRVASGIALSALLLAVGCNKKKEEKEEVTVYPVTSPVVMDTVINKEYVAQIQSVKNIEVRAQEKGFLEKIFVDEGQYVQAGQTLFRIMPKLYQAELLKAKAEVEQASIELKNASTLAGNNIVSKNEKAMAKAKLDAANAEMKLAQIHLSFTDIKAPFSGVINRIPLKLGSLVDEGDLLTSLSDNTSIYTYFNVSEPEYLSYQTHAADRGSNQVALITANGEMYTQKGEIQTIEGEFDNETGNIAFRAKFPNPDKLLRNGETGKVQMSMPVHNALIIPQKATYEIQDQKYVFVIDKNGVAKSRNIKVAYELQDLYVVGSGISKGDQILLEGVQKVKDDQKVKTKFQDPKKVLQSLKLKAE